In Zingiber officinale cultivar Zhangliang chromosome 6A, Zo_v1.1, whole genome shotgun sequence, a single genomic region encodes these proteins:
- the LOC121995129 gene encoding cytochrome b561, DM13 and DOMON domain-containing protein At5g54830-like, translating to MANATSFCGSFLHFLLLLAAVAVAVSVASELRRPDLSQAYNHTVLLDDDQVAFFWTLHPDSISIAARSKKTSTSGYLAIAIGDGMVNSHAYVGWTDADGNGRVSTYWIDGKDVSRLHPTSEKQLADARFQSEKGLLSLEFRRPLSSPCVGWPECENHIDPDLPLPIVWARGARWSDTRLSWGNMHAITSDRAVRVLLTHGTVEEVKGVPLAYAAHGFFMFISWGILLPCGVLAARYLRRQWHLRLQSSGLALALIAIVPAAFELRGLVLSSTHSAIGIAAMSMACAQPINAYLRPKPPAAGGEVASGATILWPSIHFWIGRSAILVGIVAILSGLKQVADAYDCEAVDAATWAFMLWVLVGAAVALFLEYMELKRSRKERNSFAGRFGSQGNGEEEECSIDLLKSQEPPGRSQVQLESLN from the coding sequence ATGGCGAACGCCACTTCATTCTGCGGCTCCTTCCTccacttcctcctcctcctcgccgcCGTCGCTGTGGCCGTTTCCGTCGCCTCGGAGCTCCGCCGACCCGACCTATCGCAGGCTTACAACCACACCGTCCTTCTTGATGACGACCAAGTCGCCTTCTTTTGGACTCTGCACCCCGATTCCATCTCCATCGCGGCTCGGAGCAAGAAGACCTCTACCAGCGGATACCTCGCGATCGCGATCGGGGACGGTATGGTGAACAGCCACGCCTACGTCGGGTGGACGGACGCAGACGGGAACGGAAGGGTGAGCACATACTGGATCGACGGCAAGGACGTTTCGAGGTTGCATCCGACGAGCGAGAAGCAGCTCGCGGATGCGAGATTCCAGTCCGAAAAGGGGCTCCTTTCCTTGGAGTTCCGTCGCCCCCTTTCGTCCCCCTGCGTCGGCTGGCCGGAGTGCGAAAACCACATCGATCCGGATCTTCCTCTCCCGATCGTGTGGGCGCGGGGTGCCCGGTGGTCGGACACGCGGCTAAGCTGGGGAAACATGCACGCCATTACCAGCGACAGGGCCGTTAGGGTTCTGCTGACACATGGCACGGTCGAAGAGGTGAAAGGGGTTCCCTTGGCGTACGCCGCCCACGGATTCTTCATGTTCATCTCCTGGGGCATCTTGTTGCCGTGTGGAGTATTAGCCGCAAGGTACCTTCGCCGACAATGGCATCTCCGACTACAGTCGTCGGGACTGGCCCTTGCCCTAATCGCCATCGTCCCCGCCGCTTTCGAACTCCGAGGGCTCGTCCTCAGCTCCACCCATTCCGCGATTGGCATCGCGGCAATGTCGATGGCCTGCGCACAGCCAATCAACGCCTATCTAAGACCGAAACCACCCGCCGCCGGCGGCGAGGTTGCTTCAGGGGCGACGATTCTGTGGCCGAGCATCCATTTCTGGATCGGGAGATCTGCAATCCTTGTCGGAATCGTTGCAATCCTCAGTGGGCTCAAGCAAGTGGCCGACGCATACGACTGCGAGGCAGTGGATGCGGCGACCTGGGCGTTCATGCTGTGGGTTTTGGTCGGTGCAGCTGTGGCGCTGTTCTTGGAGTACATGGAATTGAAGCGAAGCAGAAAAGAAAGGAACTCCTTTGCAGGCAGATTTGGGTCGCAAGgcaatggagaagaagaagagtgctCCATTGATCTACTGAAGTCTCAGGAACCACCTGGAAGAAGCCAAGTGCAGCTTGAATCTTTGAATTAA